A window of the Streptococcus sp. 116-D4 genome harbors these coding sequences:
- a CDS encoding flavodoxin has product MALAKIVFASMTGNTEEIADIVADKLRDLGLEVDVDECTTVDASDFLEADIAIVATYTYGDGELPDEMMDFYEDLADLNLSGKIYGVVGSGDTFYDEFCKAVDDFNRVFVATGAEKGSECVKVDLSAEEEDIERLEQFAEELAAKVG; this is encoded by the coding sequence ATGGCATTAGCAAAAATTGTATTTGCCAGTATGACCGGTAATACCGAAGAAATTGCAGATATTGTAGCAGACAAATTACGTGACTTGGGCTTAGAGGTAGATGTTGATGAGTGTACAACTGTTGACGCATCTGACTTTCTTGAAGCAGATATCGCAATCGTTGCAACCTACACTTATGGTGATGGAGAGTTACCAGATGAGATGATGGACTTCTACGAAGACCTAGCAGATCTTAATTTGAGTGGCAAGATCTACGGTGTGGTAGGATCAGGCGATACTTTCTACGATGAGTTCTGTAAGGCTGTTGATGACTTTAATCGTGTATTTGTAGCAACTGGCGCTGAAAAGGGATCAGAGTGCGTAAAAGTGGATCTCTCTGCAGAAGAAGAAGATATCGAACGCTTGGAACAATTCGCAGAAGAATTGGCTGCTAAAGTAGGATAA
- a CDS encoding DHH family phosphoesterase, with product MEICHQILEKIKEYDTIIIHRHMKPDPDALGSQVGLKALLKHHFPEKTIKAVGFDEPTLTWMAEMDLVEDSAYRGALVIVCDTANTARIDDKRYRQGDFLIKIDHHPNDDVYGDLSWVDTSSSSASEMITLFAEITQLALSDRAAELLFAGIVGDTGRFLYPSTTARTFRLAASLREQNFDFAALTRKMDTMSYKIAKLQGYIYDHLEVDENGAARVILSQEILKQFNVTDAETAAIVGAPGRIDSVNLWGIFVEQADGHYRVRLRSKTHPINEIAKEHDGGGHPLASGANSYSLEENEIIYQKLKNLLKN from the coding sequence ATGGAAATTTGCCATCAAATTTTAGAAAAAATCAAAGAATACGACACGATTATCATTCACCGTCATATGAAACCAGACCCTGATGCCTTGGGAAGTCAGGTGGGATTGAAAGCTCTTCTCAAACATCATTTCCCTGAAAAAACCATCAAAGCCGTTGGTTTTGATGAACCGACTCTTACTTGGATGGCTGAGATGGATCTTGTTGAAGATAGTGCCTACCGAGGCGCCCTTGTCATCGTCTGTGATACGGCCAATACTGCTCGTATCGATGATAAGCGCTATCGTCAAGGTGATTTTCTCATTAAGATTGACCACCATCCAAATGATGATGTATATGGTGACCTATCTTGGGTGGATACTAGTTCAAGCAGCGCTAGCGAGATGATTACCTTATTTGCAGAAATAACTCAACTGGCCTTGTCAGATCGCGCTGCTGAGTTGCTCTTTGCAGGAATTGTTGGTGATACAGGTCGCTTCCTCTACCCTTCTACGACTGCACGCACATTCCGCCTGGCTGCGTCTCTGAGAGAACAGAACTTTGACTTTGCAGCTCTCACTCGCAAAATGGACACTATGAGCTACAAAATTGCTAAACTTCAAGGCTACATCTACGACCATCTGGAAGTGGATGAAAATGGTGCAGCTCGCGTTATCCTGAGTCAAGAAATCTTGAAACAATTCAATGTTACCGATGCTGAAACTGCAGCCATCGTCGGTGCACCCGGACGCATTGACAGTGTAAATCTCTGGGGAATTTTTGTGGAACAGGCTGATGGTCACTACCGCGTTCGACTTCGCAGTAAAACCCATCCTATCAATGAAATTGCCAAAGAACATGATGGTGGAGGCCACCCTCTAGCAAGTGGTGCCAATTCCTATAGCCTAGAAGAAAACGAAATCATCTACCAAAAGTTAAAAAACTTGCTTAAAAACTGA
- a CDS encoding type B 50S ribosomal protein L31, giving the protein MKKDIHPEYRPVVFMDTTTGYQFLSGSTKRSNETVEFEGETYPLIRVEISSDSHPFYTGRQKFTQADGRVDRFNKKYGLK; this is encoded by the coding sequence ATGAAAAAAGATATCCATCCAGAATATCGCCCAGTTGTCTTCATGGACACAACTACTGGTTACCAATTCCTTAGCGGTTCAACAAAACGCTCTAACGAAACAGTTGAGTTCGAAGGCGAAACTTACCCATTGATCCGTGTGGAAATTTCATCAGACTCACATCCATTCTACACTGGACGTCAAAAGTTCACTCAAGCAGATGGACGCGTGGATCGTTTCAACAAAAAATACGGTCTCAAATAA